One part of the Microbacterium aurugineum genome encodes these proteins:
- a CDS encoding ABC transporter substrate-binding protein: protein MISRRTIAAAAAGLLLGTLALAGCAGDSGSGEAGEVTGTLNFYTDKAAWKPDFESLNEVSGDAVDITLKTTGYSDANQYDAFIKQSFRTDKSPGLFTWHTGDSLKQLVDEGLVAETTDIWSQAVDEGWVSEDLRDSYTFDGKQYCVPMNIAYWIMFYNKAAFADNGVEVPTTWDELNTAAETLKEGGVTPYYQTSVLFTFQWFQHLVASTDPDLYAGLTTGDVKYTDPEIVDIMNVWLDEQKAGWFSDAGSTTDPAVGLKQGDYAMINFGTFFAGNLEGAGMTTDDYGMFAIPAVNDSLDTTPVAVESGPICTAENSKQRDLGLAYAEWWMSPDAQTAWNDAHGDVAFNPKATVSDPALAEIGEQIAGDGYSLYDRFFEAMPTEIVTTAIEQFGAFNANPGDPMPFLEKIQATADKYWAEQE from the coding sequence ATGATTTCGCGACGCACGATCGCCGCAGCCGCGGCCGGTCTCCTCCTCGGCACCCTGGCACTCGCCGGGTGCGCCGGCGACTCCGGTTCCGGAGAGGCCGGAGAGGTGACCGGCACGCTCAACTTCTACACCGACAAGGCAGCGTGGAAGCCCGACTTCGAGTCGCTCAACGAGGTCAGCGGCGACGCCGTCGACATCACGCTGAAGACCACCGGGTACTCCGACGCCAACCAGTACGACGCCTTCATCAAGCAGTCGTTCCGCACCGACAAGTCACCCGGCCTGTTCACCTGGCACACCGGTGACTCGCTCAAGCAGCTGGTCGACGAGGGACTGGTCGCCGAGACCACCGACATCTGGTCCCAGGCCGTCGACGAGGGCTGGGTGAGCGAAGACCTGCGCGACAGCTACACCTTCGACGGCAAGCAGTACTGCGTGCCGATGAACATCGCCTACTGGATCATGTTCTACAACAAGGCCGCCTTCGCCGACAACGGCGTCGAGGTGCCCACCACCTGGGACGAGCTGAACACCGCCGCCGAGACGCTGAAGGAGGGCGGGGTCACGCCGTACTACCAGACCAGCGTGCTGTTCACCTTCCAGTGGTTCCAGCACCTGGTCGCCTCCACCGACCCCGATCTGTACGCCGGGCTCACCACGGGCGACGTCAAATACACCGACCCCGAGATCGTCGACATCATGAACGTGTGGCTCGACGAGCAGAAGGCCGGCTGGTTCAGTGACGCGGGGAGCACGACCGACCCCGCGGTCGGCCTCAAGCAGGGCGACTACGCCATGATCAACTTCGGCACGTTCTTCGCGGGCAACCTCGAGGGCGCCGGCATGACCACCGATGACTACGGGATGTTCGCGATCCCGGCCGTCAACGACAGCCTCGACACCACTCCGGTGGCGGTCGAGTCCGGTCCGATCTGCACGGCCGAGAACTCGAAGCAGCGCGACCTCGGTCTCGCCTACGCCGAGTGGTGGATGTCGCCCGATGCCCAGACGGCCTGGAACGATGCGCACGGCGACGTCGCGTTCAACCCGAAGGCCACGGTGTCCGACCCCGCCCTGGCCGAGATCGGGGAGCAGATCGCCGGCGACGGCTATTCGCTCTACGACCGGTTCTTCGAAGCCATGCCCACCGAGATCGTGACCACCGCGATCGAGCAGTTCGGCGCCTTCAACGCCAACCCCGGTGACCCGATGCCGTTCCTGGAGAAGATCCAGGCCACGGCGGACAAGTACTGGGCAGAGCAGGAGTAA
- a CDS encoding LacI family DNA-binding transcriptional regulator, protein MSERARRPTVKEVATRAGVSPMTVSRTLSGGLNVKPDVQQRVMEAVAELGYHRNENARSIRPGHSSGLIGVAITNIANPYYSTFALGVEEEAALTGRRILLGNTSEDAAREADLVGDFLGRRVDGLIVVPAGTSSAHLAHSQSQGVPVVLASRRIEGLAADSVVLADDDGAHRGTSALIEHGHTRIGYLGNALSIFTGERRYAGFVRALSEHGLTVDPDIVATNQQTVDQARDATRALLDAAHPPTAIFCANNRNAIGALKEISAQLNAGSRRATDFPEIVSFDDFELAELSPVPISVIDHDPRELGRAATRLLLDRLDGGKLDAATREIELPVSLRGVR, encoded by the coding sequence ATGAGCGAACGAGCGCGCCGCCCGACCGTCAAGGAAGTCGCGACCCGAGCGGGCGTGAGCCCCATGACCGTGTCGCGCACCCTCTCCGGCGGACTCAACGTGAAGCCCGACGTGCAGCAGCGCGTCATGGAGGCCGTCGCCGAGCTCGGCTACCACCGCAACGAGAACGCCCGCAGCATCCGCCCCGGCCACAGCAGCGGACTCATCGGCGTCGCGATCACGAACATCGCCAACCCGTACTACAGCACCTTCGCGCTGGGCGTCGAGGAGGAAGCCGCACTGACGGGCCGTCGCATCCTCCTCGGGAACACGTCCGAAGACGCCGCACGCGAGGCCGACCTCGTGGGCGACTTCCTCGGCCGCCGGGTCGACGGGCTCATCGTGGTCCCCGCCGGCACCTCGTCCGCGCACCTCGCCCATTCCCAGAGTCAGGGTGTCCCCGTGGTCCTCGCCTCCCGCCGCATCGAGGGGCTCGCTGCCGACAGCGTCGTGCTCGCGGACGACGACGGCGCCCACCGCGGAACCAGCGCACTCATCGAGCACGGCCACACCCGCATCGGCTATCTCGGCAACGCGCTCTCGATCTTCACCGGTGAGCGCCGCTACGCCGGCTTCGTCCGCGCCCTGTCGGAACACGGTCTGACCGTCGACCCGGACATCGTCGCCACGAACCAGCAGACCGTCGACCAGGCCCGCGACGCCACCCGCGCTCTCCTCGACGCCGCGCATCCCCCCACCGCGATCTTCTGCGCCAACAACCGCAACGCGATCGGTGCCTTGAAGGAGATCAGCGCCCAGTTGAACGCCGGATCGCGCCGTGCCACCGACTTCCCGGAGATCGTGAGCTTCGATGACTTCGAGCTCGCCGAGCTCTCGCCGGTGCCGATCAGCGTGATCGACCACGACCCGCGCGAATTGGGCCGAGCCGCCACGCGTCTGCTGCTCGACCGTCTCGACGGGGGGAAGCTCGACGCCGCGACCCGCGAGATCGAGCTGCCGGTCTCACTCCGCGGCGTGCGCTGA
- a CDS encoding carbohydrate ABC transporter permease, protein MSKIIRTAVLVLLGIVWLLPAYLLVVNAMKDPLTFTSKESWIPTDFHLFENFGQALELSGIGDSIVSTLIYSIVSPTIAVLVGAAAGFAIVALRLKRGFLWFVVIFGGTVFPLQMVLLPLFDAYSRTGLFDTRLGMIMIYTVISIPFSAFVMRNFFTGVAHNVFEAAVLDGATTWRIFTRMYLPMASSALVAIFILQATFVWNDLLLGLTLSQSDDIRPIITTLSGMQSTYGGAQMSVVLAAAVLVSLPTVVLFLCTQRFFAKGLALGQY, encoded by the coding sequence ATGTCGAAGATCATCAGAACGGCCGTGCTCGTCCTCCTCGGGATCGTGTGGCTGCTGCCGGCATACCTCCTCGTGGTCAACGCGATGAAGGACCCGCTGACCTTCACGTCGAAGGAGTCGTGGATCCCGACCGACTTCCACCTGTTCGAGAACTTCGGCCAGGCGCTGGAGCTCTCGGGCATCGGCGACAGCATCGTGAGCACCCTCATCTACTCGATCGTCTCGCCGACCATCGCGGTGCTCGTCGGTGCCGCCGCCGGGTTCGCGATCGTGGCCCTGCGGCTCAAGCGCGGCTTCCTCTGGTTCGTCGTGATCTTCGGCGGAACCGTGTTCCCGCTGCAGATGGTGCTGCTGCCGCTGTTCGACGCGTACTCCCGCACCGGCCTGTTCGACACCCGCCTGGGGATGATCATGATCTACACCGTGATCTCGATCCCGTTCTCGGCATTCGTGATGCGCAACTTCTTCACCGGCGTCGCGCACAACGTGTTCGAGGCCGCGGTGCTCGACGGTGCCACCACCTGGCGCATCTTCACGCGCATGTACCTGCCGATGGCGTCGAGCGCCCTCGTGGCGATCTTCATCCTGCAGGCGACCTTCGTGTGGAACGACCTGCTGCTCGGCCTCACGCTCAGCCAGTCCGACGACATCCGCCCCATCATCACGACCCTGTCCGGCATGCAGAGCACCTACGGCGGTGCGCAGATGTCGGTCGTGCTCGCCGCGGCCGTGCTCGTCTCGCTCCCCACCGTGGTGCTGTTCCTGTGCACGCAGCGCTTCTTCGCCAAGGGCCTCGCACTCGGGCAGTACTGA
- a CDS encoding 3-keto-5-aminohexanoate cleavage protein, translating into MLLQACVNGARDPAEHPWLSADASVVAEDAARAVDAGAREVHVHPKNARGNDSLAAPDVSRWVSAVRAARPGVPVGVTTGAWAEPDVERRLAAIASWTEAPDHASVNWHEVGADEVAASLLRRGIAVEAGLWDASGFEVWKRSPVRGECLRVLIELPDEPAETVRAHAEAMIAHVRLEEPDMPILLHGEERSTWPVFDLAVELGLAARIGLEDTLLLPDGSTAPGNAALVRVAIERMRGV; encoded by the coding sequence ATGCTGCTGCAGGCATGTGTCAACGGTGCCCGCGATCCGGCCGAGCATCCGTGGTTGAGTGCGGATGCGAGCGTTGTCGCCGAGGATGCGGCGCGGGCTGTGGATGCGGGCGCGCGGGAGGTGCACGTGCACCCGAAGAACGCGCGTGGGAACGACAGCCTCGCAGCGCCGGACGTCTCGCGGTGGGTCTCGGCCGTCCGCGCGGCGCGGCCCGGTGTCCCGGTGGGGGTCACGACCGGGGCGTGGGCGGAACCCGATGTCGAACGTCGTCTGGCGGCGATCGCGTCCTGGACGGAGGCGCCCGATCATGCCTCCGTGAACTGGCATGAGGTCGGTGCTGACGAGGTGGCGGCTTCGCTGCTGCGCCGTGGCATCGCGGTGGAAGCGGGGCTGTGGGATGCGTCCGGATTCGAGGTGTGGAAGCGTTCGCCCGTCCGGGGTGAGTGCTTGCGGGTGCTGATCGAGTTGCCGGATGAGCCGGCGGAGACCGTGCGCGCGCATGCCGAGGCGATGATCGCGCACGTCCGGCTGGAGGAACCTGACATGCCGATCCTGCTCCACGGTGAGGAGAGGTCGACCTGGCCCGTGTTCGATCTGGCGGTCGAGCTCGGCCTGGCCGCACGGATCGGGCTGGAAGACACGCTCCTCCTTCCCGACGGCAGCACGGCGCCCGGCAATGCGGCGCTGGTGCGGGTGGCTATCGAGCGGATGCGGGGAGTCTGA
- a CDS encoding class I mannose-6-phosphate isomerase — MTTPISDMHEGHTTRGRYDTQPTVALPEGERILRGAEGWEAAAELAEACARVTGTAPVLLVDTYPGVDLPTLTAQVRSALPEWTVQDVETAARPVTEVEQLIAPNLTDDRVFGVMSHFTLADFYDAAQLDALAAGITQTPTVVIGWGAALLAPRLDGSAATVLVDMARWEIQLRQRKGATNWRADNAAEDNLRKYKRGFFVEWRVADRHKRSLFDTLDFVLDGNAIAPAEPHPDSPEAGMITGTAFRQALKDAASRPFRVVPFFDPGVWGGQWMKNLIGLDPSKDNYAWCFDCVPEENSLLLEGEGGVVEIPALDLVFSRPVDLLGAKTFSRFGAEFPIRFDFLDTMDGGNLSLQVHPLTDYIQNTFGMHYTQDESYYMLDVGDDAVVYLGTKEGIDRAEMLQDLATAQDGEHPFPAEKYVNSFPARKHDHFAIPAGTIHCSGANSMVLEISATPFIFTFKLWDWGRVGLDGVPRPVHLDHGARNIQWDRDTTWVGDNLLDQVETIRTDGDVIEESTGLHELEFIEVRRHWFEQGADHDTEGTVNVLNLVEGDEVRVVSPTDAFAPFVIHYAETFIVPAAVGAYRIERTENSRSARFATVKAYVRGSRTSDN; from the coding sequence GTGACCACCCCGATCAGCGACATGCACGAAGGGCACACGACCCGAGGTCGCTACGACACCCAGCCCACCGTGGCCCTGCCGGAGGGCGAGCGCATCCTCCGCGGCGCCGAGGGCTGGGAAGCAGCGGCCGAGCTCGCCGAAGCCTGTGCACGCGTGACCGGCACCGCCCCCGTGCTCCTCGTGGACACGTACCCGGGCGTCGACCTCCCGACCCTGACGGCACAGGTGCGATCCGCCCTGCCGGAGTGGACCGTGCAGGATGTCGAGACCGCCGCTCGCCCGGTCACCGAGGTCGAGCAGCTGATCGCACCGAACCTCACCGATGACCGGGTCTTCGGCGTCATGAGCCACTTCACCCTCGCCGACTTCTACGACGCCGCGCAGCTCGACGCCCTCGCCGCCGGCATCACGCAGACCCCGACCGTCGTGATCGGCTGGGGCGCCGCTCTCCTGGCGCCGCGCCTGGACGGCTCCGCCGCGACGGTGCTCGTCGACATGGCCCGCTGGGAGATCCAGCTGCGCCAGCGCAAGGGTGCCACCAACTGGCGCGCCGACAACGCGGCGGAAGACAACCTGCGCAAGTACAAGCGCGGCTTCTTCGTGGAGTGGCGCGTCGCCGACCGCCACAAGCGCAGCCTCTTCGACACACTCGACTTCGTGCTCGACGGCAACGCGATCGCCCCCGCCGAGCCGCATCCGGATTCTCCCGAGGCGGGCATGATCACGGGCACCGCCTTCCGGCAGGCGCTGAAGGATGCCGCGTCCCGGCCGTTCCGCGTCGTGCCGTTCTTCGACCCCGGCGTCTGGGGTGGGCAGTGGATGAAGAACCTCATCGGACTCGACCCCTCGAAGGACAACTACGCGTGGTGCTTCGACTGCGTCCCCGAGGAGAACTCGCTGCTGCTCGAAGGCGAGGGCGGAGTGGTCGAGATCCCCGCGCTCGACCTGGTGTTCAGCCGCCCGGTCGATCTGCTCGGCGCGAAGACCTTCTCCCGCTTCGGCGCGGAGTTCCCGATCCGCTTCGACTTCCTCGACACGATGGACGGCGGCAACCTCAGCCTGCAGGTGCATCCGCTGACCGACTACATCCAGAACACGTTCGGCATGCACTACACGCAGGACGAGAGCTACTACATGCTCGACGTCGGCGACGACGCCGTGGTCTACCTGGGCACGAAGGAGGGCATCGACCGCGCCGAGATGCTGCAGGACCTGGCCACCGCGCAGGACGGCGAGCACCCCTTCCCGGCGGAGAAGTACGTCAACTCCTTCCCGGCCCGCAAGCACGACCACTTCGCGATCCCGGCGGGCACCATCCACTGCTCGGGCGCGAACTCGATGGTTCTCGAGATCTCGGCGACGCCGTTCATCTTCACCTTCAAGCTCTGGGACTGGGGCCGTGTCGGCCTCGACGGCGTGCCTCGCCCCGTGCACCTCGACCACGGCGCCCGCAACATCCAATGGGACCGCGACACGACGTGGGTCGGCGACAACCTCCTCGACCAGGTCGAGACCATCCGCACCGACGGTGACGTCATCGAGGAGAGCACCGGCCTGCACGAACTGGAGTTCATCGAGGTGCGCCGGCACTGGTTCGAACAGGGCGCCGACCACGACACCGAGGGCACGGTCAACGTGCTCAACCTGGTCGAGGGGGACGAGGTGCGCGTGGTGAGCCCGACCGACGCCTTCGCACCCTTCGTGATCCACTACGCCGAGACGTTCATCGTCCCGGCAGCGGTGGGGGCGTACCGGATCGAACGGACCGAGAACTCGCGCAGCGCCCGCTTCGCGACCGTCAAGGCCTACGTGCGCGGCTCGCGCACGAGTGACAACTGA
- a CDS encoding DUF4185 domain-containing protein, with protein sequence MRRRMIAAGLAVASLCAGALFAAPASAAVPAGGGHGNGQHGHGNGNGNGQCSLVDKTLTATASVNQDLTETFTTYGNTGGEWTGGDSTYSLPLGKGKTGWFFSDTFLGTVNPDGSRPTDSPFVNNSVVVQDRRGDLTTITGGTPEDPAGIIPPEPDGKWYWIGDPTPGRHGTVQVPLLQFARTGTGQWDFAWTANRLATLDGRTLQLDSIVDLPSATGINWGSWTLEERGTTYVYGIADPGGVRSAYVAKVQGGDGLTGTWTYWNGTTWSASEADAVPVVPYVANEFSVAPFRDGYLLVTQDTSELFSTRIVARTSCSPTGPFTDPVELYRTPETGALGSYADPDVFTYNAHEHPNLRHGNRILVSYNVNTFDNVGDVYDDASIYRPRFIDVQLKVTG encoded by the coding sequence ATGAGAAGACGCATGATCGCGGCCGGCCTGGCCGTCGCCTCCCTGTGCGCGGGGGCCCTGTTCGCCGCTCCGGCGAGCGCGGCCGTCCCCGCCGGCGGAGGGCACGGCAACGGGCAGCACGGACACGGCAACGGGAACGGGAACGGGCAGTGTTCGCTGGTCGACAAGACGCTCACGGCGACGGCGAGCGTGAACCAGGATCTGACCGAGACGTTCACGACCTACGGGAACACCGGTGGGGAGTGGACCGGCGGTGACAGCACCTACTCGCTGCCCCTCGGCAAGGGGAAGACCGGCTGGTTCTTCTCGGACACCTTCCTCGGCACGGTGAACCCCGACGGATCACGCCCCACCGACTCGCCCTTCGTGAACAACTCCGTCGTGGTGCAGGACCGCCGCGGCGACCTCACGACCATCACGGGCGGCACGCCGGAGGATCCGGCCGGCATCATCCCGCCCGAGCCCGACGGCAAGTGGTACTGGATCGGCGACCCGACGCCCGGCCGTCACGGCACCGTGCAGGTTCCGCTGCTGCAGTTCGCGCGCACCGGCACCGGCCAATGGGACTTCGCGTGGACCGCGAACCGGCTCGCGACGCTCGACGGGCGGACGCTGCAGCTCGACAGCATCGTGGACCTGCCTTCTGCGACCGGCATCAACTGGGGATCGTGGACGCTCGAGGAACGCGGCACGACCTACGTCTACGGCATCGCCGACCCCGGCGGGGTGCGCTCGGCCTACGTCGCCAAGGTGCAGGGCGGAGACGGCCTCACGGGCACGTGGACCTACTGGAACGGCACGACCTGGTCGGCGTCCGAGGCCGATGCCGTGCCCGTGGTGCCGTATGTGGCGAACGAGTTCAGCGTGGCGCCGTTCCGCGACGGCTACCTGCTCGTCACGCAGGACACCTCCGAGCTGTTCAGCACCCGCATCGTCGCACGCACCTCGTGCTCGCCGACCGGACCGTTCACCGATCCGGTCGAGCTGTACCGCACCCCGGAGACCGGCGCGCTCGGCAGCTACGCAGACCCCGACGTGTTCACCTACAACGCGCACGAGCACCCGAACCTGCGACACGGCAACCGCATCCTCGTGTCGTACAACGTGAACACCTTCGACAACGTCGGCGACGTGTACGACGACGCCTCGATCTACCGTCCGCGGTTCATCGACGTGCAGCTGAAGGTCACCGGATGA
- a CDS encoding SGNH/GDSL hydrolase family protein has protein sequence MTDDLPVLRGLLASGAPLTWVFTGDSITHGLIHTRGARNYVDHLHELIRGDAGRVQDTVVNTAITGWRADLILGDFARRVTHWRPDVVTLMIGTNDCTTQWLDPVIEVTAFAASITEVVRRARDDGGIPVLQTPPTVDLHHAPDRARIGEFAQAVREVAAREGVILVDQHAAFTAFSEGTGPGNDDMAWGLLDDAFHPNAAGHALLALGWADALGFDAVSSPVRTDLAARVAVARHPQWPPA, from the coding sequence ATGACCGATGACCTTCCGGTGCTCCGGGGGCTGCTCGCCTCCGGAGCACCGCTCACCTGGGTGTTCACGGGCGATTCGATCACGCACGGCCTCATCCACACCCGCGGCGCCCGCAACTACGTCGACCACCTGCACGAGCTGATCCGCGGTGATGCCGGTCGGGTGCAGGACACGGTGGTCAACACGGCGATCACGGGATGGCGGGCCGACCTGATCCTCGGCGACTTCGCGCGCCGCGTGACGCACTGGCGGCCCGACGTCGTCACGCTCATGATCGGCACGAACGACTGCACCACACAATGGCTCGACCCCGTGATCGAGGTGACGGCGTTCGCGGCCTCGATCACGGAGGTCGTCCGGCGCGCCCGGGACGACGGCGGGATCCCCGTGCTGCAGACCCCGCCGACCGTGGACCTGCATCACGCGCCCGACCGCGCCCGCATCGGCGAGTTCGCGCAGGCGGTCCGTGAAGTGGCCGCGCGCGAAGGGGTGATCCTGGTCGACCAGCACGCCGCGTTCACCGCCTTCTCCGAGGGGACCGGCCCCGGCAACGACGACATGGCGTGGGGGCTGCTCGACGACGCGTTCCACCCGAACGCAGCCGGACACGCACTCCTGGCGCTCGGGTGGGCCGATGCCCTCGGGTTCGACGCCGTGTCCTCCCCCGTCCGCACGGACCTCGCCGCACGCGTGGCCGTGGCCCGGCATCCGCAGTGGCCGCCCGCGTGA
- a CDS encoding ROK family protein, with product MELCTDFGGTEIKLALIDGSRVVAARRVRIEGTSADLSVAAAEAHRLLDDAHRPAEAVGIAVPGVVDPHSGRMLHANAKYDFLRDFDLSAWSLTEFGLPATVENDARAALIGETSSGSAPGEHDAVLVTLGTGIGTAAMIDGTPLRGRTGHAGILGGHLTVDLDGPLCPCGNVGCGEALASTRALPEAVTMTEVFTTDAHAALRARFLHVWGAVVTSLVHSYDPAVVILSGGILRAGDAVRAPIEAHVRTHLWPSMTPPRFVVPPEPELSVARGLSVLARSTTTHTATPQEEK from the coding sequence ATGGAGCTGTGTACCGACTTCGGGGGCACCGAGATCAAACTCGCCCTGATCGACGGCAGCCGTGTCGTCGCAGCACGCAGGGTCCGCATCGAAGGAACGAGCGCCGACCTCTCCGTAGCCGCCGCGGAAGCCCACCGTCTCCTCGACGACGCGCACCGCCCCGCGGAGGCCGTCGGCATCGCGGTCCCCGGCGTCGTCGACCCGCACTCCGGACGGATGCTGCACGCCAACGCGAAGTACGACTTCCTCCGCGACTTCGACCTGAGCGCCTGGTCCCTGACCGAGTTCGGGCTCCCCGCCACGGTCGAGAACGACGCCAGGGCCGCCCTCATCGGCGAGACGTCGTCGGGTAGCGCACCCGGAGAACATGACGCGGTGCTCGTCACCCTCGGCACCGGGATCGGCACGGCGGCCATGATCGACGGCACACCTCTGCGTGGACGCACCGGGCACGCCGGCATCCTCGGCGGACACCTCACGGTCGACCTCGACGGGCCCCTCTGTCCCTGCGGCAACGTCGGCTGCGGAGAAGCCCTCGCGAGCACACGCGCCCTCCCGGAGGCCGTCACGATGACCGAGGTCTTCACCACCGACGCGCATGCGGCACTCCGGGCGAGGTTCCTGCACGTGTGGGGCGCGGTCGTCACGTCGCTCGTGCATTCCTACGACCCGGCCGTGGTGATCCTCTCCGGCGGAATCCTCCGTGCAGGAGACGCGGTCCGTGCGCCGATCGAAGCCCACGTCCGCACACACCTCTGGCCCTCGATGACGCCCCCGCGCTTCGTCGTCCCGCCGGAGCCCGAGCTCTCGGTAGCCCGCGGACTCAGCGTCCTGGCCCGTTCGACGACCACCCACACCGCAACACCGCAGGAGGAAAAGTGA
- a CDS encoding MalY/PatB family protein — MPDDCPSHPFDARTRVHLDRPQSRKWSLHPGRIGAWVAEMDFGIAPEIADALHRAIDDENLGYLSPPQAAELGEATAAWMRDEYGWAVDPERVHPVSDVMAALGVAVREYAPAGSPVIVPTPAYMPFLTYLPAIGHPVIEIPGVEVDGRWQHDLQRIDEAFATGARTLVLCNPHNPTGALLGRKELEAIAEVVERHGGRVFADEIHAPLRYDGAPFVPYASISDATAAHTVTGTSASKAWNIPGLKSAQPITSNDADQARYRRFGFAVQHGASTLGVVASTAAYRHGGPWLSDVTSYLDGSRHALAALVDEHLPGAVYRIPEATYIGWIDTAALRIPGPPAEFFRERAGVVLTEGRLLGRGAESHVRVVFATPRPILAEAVTAMGAAVREAGLLR; from the coding sequence ATGCCTGACGACTGTCCGTCGCATCCGTTCGATGCGCGAACCCGAGTGCACCTCGATCGTCCGCAGAGCCGCAAGTGGAGCCTGCATCCCGGTCGGATCGGCGCGTGGGTGGCGGAGATGGACTTCGGGATCGCGCCCGAGATCGCCGACGCGCTGCACCGCGCGATCGATGACGAGAACCTCGGCTACCTGTCGCCCCCGCAGGCTGCAGAACTCGGAGAGGCCACCGCCGCGTGGATGCGGGACGAGTACGGCTGGGCGGTCGACCCGGAGCGCGTGCACCCGGTGTCGGACGTGATGGCGGCTCTCGGCGTCGCGGTGCGGGAGTATGCGCCCGCGGGGTCGCCCGTGATCGTGCCCACACCGGCGTACATGCCGTTCCTGACATATCTTCCGGCGATCGGCCATCCGGTCATCGAGATTCCGGGTGTCGAGGTCGACGGGCGGTGGCAGCACGACCTGCAGCGCATCGACGAGGCCTTCGCTACAGGAGCGCGCACGCTCGTGCTCTGCAATCCGCACAATCCCACCGGCGCGCTCCTCGGTCGCAAAGAACTCGAGGCGATCGCGGAGGTGGTGGAGCGGCACGGCGGACGGGTCTTCGCGGACGAGATCCACGCCCCGCTCCGCTATGACGGCGCCCCGTTCGTGCCGTATGCCTCGATCTCGGATGCCACCGCCGCCCACACCGTCACGGGGACGAGCGCCTCGAAGGCGTGGAACATCCCCGGACTGAAGTCGGCGCAGCCGATCACCTCGAACGACGCGGACCAGGCGCGGTATCGACGGTTCGGCTTCGCGGTGCAGCACGGTGCGTCGACCCTAGGGGTTGTGGCCTCGACCGCCGCATACCGTCACGGTGGGCCATGGCTGTCGGACGTGACCTCGTACCTCGACGGGTCGCGGCATGCGCTCGCGGCGCTGGTGGACGAACACCTGCCCGGTGCGGTGTACCGCATTCCCGAGGCGACATACATCGGCTGGATCGATACCGCTGCCCTGCGGATCCCGGGGCCGCCCGCCGAGTTCTTCCGCGAGCGGGCGGGGGTCGTACTCACCGAGGGGCGGCTGTTGGGTCGCGGTGCGGAGAGCCATGTGCGAGTCGTGTTCGCGACGCCACGTCCCATCCTCGCGGAGGCTGTCACGGCGATGGGTGCGGCGGTTCGGGAAGCCGGTCTCCTGCGCTGA
- a CDS encoding carbohydrate ABC transporter permease, whose product MAHQKTPYQWSARGFVAPGVILVAVLLYLPLLWTVFLSFTKYNGLGSPTWIGLDNYVEIFTDGDFVGSALNTVLWVIGTLIIPVGIGLAIALLTWNLGGGIWLRLPFLIPYALSGIGVGVVWSFILSSGGALDQALAAFGITDPPRWLLDAPLNTIVMIIASSWQGVGVNALLFTIGLQAIPKEPLEAARIDGAGGPRLFTSILWPMLRPLTAVVVGLSIVASLKTFDIVWGMTKGGPGTVSETLALTMYKETFVNSDYGLGSAIAVFLTVITLIASVLYLRQQLSPKKEM is encoded by the coding sequence ATGGCGCACCAGAAGACGCCGTACCAGTGGTCCGCCCGGGGCTTCGTCGCCCCGGGCGTGATCCTGGTCGCAGTCCTGCTCTACCTCCCGCTGCTGTGGACGGTGTTCCTCAGCTTCACGAAGTACAACGGGCTCGGCAGCCCGACCTGGATCGGCCTCGACAACTACGTCGAGATATTCACCGACGGCGACTTCGTGGGCTCGGCCCTGAACACCGTGCTCTGGGTGATCGGCACCCTGATCATCCCGGTCGGCATCGGTCTCGCGATCGCTCTGCTCACCTGGAACCTCGGCGGCGGCATCTGGCTGCGCCTCCCCTTCCTCATCCCCTACGCCCTCTCCGGCATCGGCGTCGGCGTGGTGTGGTCGTTCATCCTCTCCTCGGGCGGCGCGCTCGACCAGGCGCTCGCTGCGTTCGGCATCACGGACCCGCCCCGATGGCTGCTGGATGCTCCGCTCAACACGATCGTCATGATCATCGCCTCCTCGTGGCAGGGCGTCGGCGTGAACGCGCTGCTGTTCACCATCGGACTGCAGGCGATCCCGAAGGAACCGCTCGAGGCCGCACGCATCGACGGTGCCGGCGGCCCGCGCCTGTTCACCAGCATCCTGTGGCCGATGCTGCGTCCGCTCACGGCGGTGGTCGTCGGACTCTCGATCGTCGCGAGCCTGAAGACCTTCGACATCGTGTGGGGCATGACCAAGGGCGGACCGGGCACGGTCTCGGAGACCCTGGCGCTGACCATGTACAAGGAGACCTTCGTGAACAGCGACTACGGACTCGGCTCCGCGATCGCCGTGTTCCTGACGGTCATCACCCTGATCGCCTCGGTGCTGTACCTGCGTCAGCAGCTCTCCCCGAAGAAGGAGATGTGA